A window of Candidatus Palauibacter soopunensis contains these coding sequences:
- a CDS encoding VOC family protein produces the protein MTGQGLTPMLVVRDVAASSAWYVELFGFVSGRGGHHFERLLAPDGSIELMLHHREFKAHPGMTDPAEGMPGRGVLLYFYTEDAQAVFERARAMGADCLDEPHVNPNACSIEFTLRDPDGYAISVSQRLPRDD, from the coding sequence ATGACCGGTCAAGGCCTCACGCCGATGCTTGTCGTCCGTGACGTAGCGGCGAGTTCAGCCTGGTACGTCGAACTCTTCGGCTTTGTGAGCGGTCGGGGGGGCCATCACTTCGAGCGGCTCCTGGCGCCGGACGGAAGCATCGAACTGATGCTCCACCACCGCGAGTTCAAGGCTCACCCGGGGATGACGGACCCGGCGGAGGGGATGCCCGGCCGCGGCGTCCTGCTCTACTTCTACACGGAGGACGCCCAGGCCGTGTTCGAACGGGCCCGCGCCATGGGGGCCGACTGCCTCGACGAGCCGCACGTGAACCCGAACGCCTGCTCCATCGAGTTCACGCTACGCGACCCCGACGGCTACGCGATCTCCGTCTCCCAGCGCCTCCCGCGGGACGACTAG
- a CDS encoding prephenate dehydrogenase/arogenate dehydrogenase family protein, whose amino-acid sequence MSNLDRLRDELARIDRALLELVARRQAVSAKIGERKRASQTSTRDYRQEKVVIERARSAASDLGLSPRLAEDLVLSLIRSSLAVQERGSVAAAARGGGKRALVIGGSGKMGGWFVRFLSSQGFEVENADPDGGDHADWAKTSLDHDLIVVATPMVIANEILERLAEIGPPGLVFDIGSLKSPLRSGLTALAEAGVRVTSIHPMFGPDTELLSGEHVIFVDVGRPDATEGAEALFASTMATQVRMDLESHDRVMGFVLGLSHALNIAFFTALARSGETTPRLADVSSTTFEAQLDVARALAGENPHMYFEIQSLNEYGDVALEELVEAAERVRDAVEAGDEEAFVALMSAGRDYLESRGSPE is encoded by the coding sequence GTGTCGAACCTCGATCGACTCAGAGACGAACTCGCGCGCATCGACCGCGCGTTGCTCGAACTCGTAGCCCGGCGGCAGGCGGTCTCCGCAAAGATCGGGGAACGGAAGCGCGCCTCGCAGACCTCCACGCGCGACTACCGGCAGGAGAAGGTCGTCATCGAGCGGGCCCGCAGCGCCGCGAGCGACCTCGGACTCTCGCCGCGGCTGGCCGAGGATCTCGTCCTGTCGCTGATCCGTTCGTCGCTCGCCGTGCAGGAACGGGGCAGCGTGGCGGCGGCTGCGAGAGGAGGCGGGAAGCGCGCCCTCGTCATCGGCGGTTCCGGCAAGATGGGCGGGTGGTTCGTCCGCTTCCTCTCCTCCCAGGGGTTCGAGGTGGAGAACGCGGACCCCGACGGAGGGGATCACGCGGATTGGGCGAAGACGTCGCTGGACCACGACCTGATCGTCGTGGCGACGCCCATGGTCATCGCCAACGAGATCCTCGAACGGCTGGCGGAGATCGGACCGCCGGGCCTGGTGTTCGATATCGGTTCGCTCAAGAGTCCGCTGCGCTCCGGTCTGACGGCGCTGGCGGAGGCCGGGGTCCGCGTCACGTCCATCCACCCCATGTTCGGTCCCGACACCGAACTCCTTTCTGGGGAACACGTCATCTTCGTGGACGTGGGCCGTCCCGACGCCACGGAGGGGGCGGAGGCGCTCTTCGCCTCGACCATGGCGACGCAAGTGCGCATGGACCTGGAGAGCCACGACCGCGTGATGGGGTTCGTGCTGGGCCTCTCGCACGCCCTCAACATCGCCTTCTTCACGGCGCTGGCGCGCTCCGGCGAAACGACGCCGCGCCTGGCGGACGTGTCGAGCACGACGTTCGAGGCGCAGTTGGACGTGGCGCGCGCGCTGGCCGGCGAGAACCCGCACATGTACTTCGAGATCCAGTCGCTGAACGAGTACGGCGACGTCGCGCTGGAGGAACTCGTGGAGGCTGCGGAACGGGTCCGCGACGCGGTCGAAGCGGGGGATGAGGAGGCCTTCGTCGCCCTCATGTCGGCCGGTCGCGACTACCTGGAGTCCCGCGGTTCCCCGGAATAG
- a CDS encoding DUF1552 domain-containing protein, whose product MELITGKHISRRMALKGVGATVALPFLDAMLPAGRLWASTKSLTDVKRFVAIEMVHGAAGCNEWGASQFMWSPEKVGRDFDLTPSSLSPLEPWRDYLTIISNTDIENAEAKTAKEIGGDHFRSSATFLTQAHAKQTEGSDVFVGTSMDQHYAQRFGQDTPIPSMQLCIENVDQAGGCAYGYACVYTDTISWASPTEPLPMIRDPRAAFDQLFGAGGTSEDRARRRRTDRSILDWIMGEVAGLKRDLGATDQRRLDQYLDNIREIERRIERIEAHNTSGETREIPEAPPGVPDDFAEHVHLMFDLQALAFQSDLTRVFSFKLGRDGSGRVYPGSGVDAGFHPASHHGGREERVIDYEKINRYHVSMMPYLLEKLASIEEPDGNLLDKSMILYGSPMGDSNLHNHKRCPLFVVGKAGGELEGNMHIKAPDGTPMANVMLSLMHKLGLEDMESFGDSTGDFSFSAVAQD is encoded by the coding sequence ATGGAACTCATCACGGGTAAGCACATCTCCCGCCGCATGGCCCTGAAGGGCGTGGGGGCGACGGTGGCGCTGCCGTTCCTGGACGCGATGCTGCCGGCCGGCCGGCTGTGGGCCTCCACGAAGTCGCTCACGGACGTGAAGCGGTTCGTGGCCATCGAGATGGTGCACGGCGCCGCCGGGTGCAACGAGTGGGGCGCGTCGCAGTTCATGTGGTCCCCGGAGAAGGTGGGGCGCGACTTCGACCTCACGCCGAGCAGCCTGAGCCCGCTCGAGCCGTGGCGAGATTACCTGACGATCATCTCGAACACGGACATCGAGAACGCGGAGGCGAAGACGGCGAAGGAGATCGGCGGCGACCACTTCCGGTCCAGCGCGACCTTCCTCACGCAGGCACACGCGAAGCAGACCGAGGGCTCCGACGTGTTCGTCGGCACCTCGATGGACCAGCACTACGCGCAGCGCTTCGGGCAGGACACGCCGATCCCGTCGATGCAGCTCTGCATCGAGAACGTGGACCAGGCCGGCGGGTGCGCGTACGGCTACGCGTGCGTGTACACGGACACGATCAGCTGGGCGTCGCCGACGGAGCCGCTGCCCATGATCCGCGATCCGCGAGCCGCGTTCGACCAGTTGTTCGGGGCCGGCGGGACGTCGGAGGACCGGGCCCGGCGCCGGCGCACGGACCGCAGCATCCTCGACTGGATCATGGGGGAAGTCGCCGGTCTGAAGCGCGATCTCGGAGCCACGGACCAGCGGCGGCTGGACCAGTATCTCGACAACATCCGCGAGATCGAGCGCCGCATCGAGCGCATCGAGGCGCACAACACGAGCGGTGAGACGCGCGAGATTCCCGAGGCGCCGCCGGGCGTGCCCGATGACTTCGCGGAGCACGTCCATCTCATGTTCGATCTGCAGGCCCTCGCCTTCCAGTCGGACCTGACGCGCGTGTTCTCGTTCAAGCTGGGCCGCGACGGGTCGGGCCGCGTGTATCCGGGCAGCGGCGTGGACGCCGGCTTCCACCCGGCCTCGCACCACGGCGGCCGCGAGGAGCGGGTGATCGACTACGAGAAGATCAACCGCTACCACGTGAGCATGATGCCGTACCTGCTCGAGAAGTTGGCCAGCATCGAGGAGCCCGATGGGAACCTGCTCGACAAGAGCATGATCCTGTACGGCTCGCCGATGGGCGACTCGAACCTGCACAACCACAAGCGTTGTCCGCTGTTCGTGGTCGGGAAGGCCGGCGGCGAACTCGAGGGCAACATGCACATCAAGGCGCCGGACGGGACGCCGATGGCGAACGTGATGCTGAGCCTGATGCACAAGCTCGGCCTCGAGGACATGGAGAGCTTCGGCGACAGCACCGGCGACTTCTCGTTCTCGGCGGTCGCGCAGGACTGA
- a CDS encoding ankyrin repeat domain-containing protein — MLKRIGKAGLRAGVLVALCATTLWAATAMDAPVAEAAARGDLESVRTLLRDGADVNAAQGDGMTALHWAALRGDAEMVSVLVYAGANVASTTRLGAYTPLHLASRDGRAEVVALLLEAGSDANAATTTGATPLHLAAAGGDVPTLTGLLEAGVEVDAQERANGQTPLHFAAATGRLEAVQALIAAGADVSIASSVLDFVEKARTDSEARGRRREVLTAIRKAEAEARGETVEVGITRTDTPSGQEPTRREAADRADRDQTGTAPATQGAGTTPGQEPAAAAPEDTPADEPPPGQGEDPPEAVADEEEAEEAEEAEAEETDEADEAEELAEPAPRPLSYSDIVGKQGGMTALHYAVREGHFETVKALLAAGADVDGRTDGDESTPLVVATVNGHYDLAAWLLEQGADPNLASEDGVAPLYATIANRWAPKALYPQPTAFRQQELDYMELMEMLLAAGADPNARVNTHIWYSAYNFDLLGVNFSGATPFWRAAKALDIPAMEMLVAAGADPHMPTRKAPERRRRRPADDEEEEEDPSGLPPVEVGGPGIPPLVAAAGYGYGRSRTGNQHRHRPDEWMATAIYLVEELGADVNGRDSDGFGALHYAAARGDNELIEYLVGKGANPLIVARSGQTTVDMANGPIQRVQPFFETIALLEGMGAKNNHNCLSC, encoded by the coding sequence ATGTTGAAGAGAATCGGTAAGGCCGGACTTCGGGCGGGGGTCCTCGTCGCGCTCTGCGCGACCACGCTGTGGGCGGCCACGGCGATGGACGCGCCCGTCGCCGAGGCGGCGGCGCGCGGAGACCTGGAGTCCGTGCGAACGCTTCTCCGCGATGGGGCGGATGTGAACGCGGCCCAGGGCGACGGGATGACCGCGCTGCACTGGGCGGCCCTGCGGGGCGATGCGGAGATGGTGTCCGTGCTCGTCTACGCCGGGGCCAACGTCGCGTCGACCACGCGCCTGGGCGCCTACACGCCGCTCCACCTCGCGAGCCGGGACGGCCGGGCCGAGGTGGTCGCCCTCCTGCTCGAGGCCGGCAGCGACGCCAACGCGGCGACGACCACCGGCGCCACGCCGCTCCACCTGGCCGCGGCGGGGGGTGACGTGCCGACCCTCACCGGCCTGCTCGAGGCCGGGGTCGAGGTCGACGCGCAGGAGCGGGCGAACGGCCAGACGCCGCTCCACTTTGCGGCCGCGACCGGACGCCTGGAGGCGGTGCAGGCGCTGATCGCTGCCGGTGCGGACGTGTCGATTGCGTCGAGCGTGTTGGACTTCGTCGAGAAGGCGCGCACGGACAGCGAAGCCCGAGGACGGCGACGAGAGGTTCTCACGGCGATTCGGAAGGCCGAAGCCGAGGCGCGCGGTGAGACCGTGGAGGTCGGGATCACCCGCACGGACACGCCGTCCGGCCAGGAGCCGACGCGGCGCGAGGCCGCCGACCGGGCGGATCGGGACCAGACCGGCACGGCCCCCGCGACGCAGGGCGCCGGCACGACGCCCGGCCAGGAACCCGCGGCCGCCGCACCAGAGGACACGCCGGCGGACGAGCCCCCGCCGGGCCAGGGCGAGGATCCGCCCGAGGCCGTTGCGGACGAGGAGGAGGCTGAAGAAGCCGAAGAGGCTGAGGCCGAAGAGACTGACGAGGCCGACGAGGCTGAGGAGCTGGCGGAGCCCGCGCCGCGGCCGCTGAGCTACAGCGACATCGTCGGCAAGCAGGGCGGCATGACCGCGCTCCACTACGCGGTTCGCGAGGGCCACTTCGAGACCGTCAAGGCCCTCCTCGCGGCGGGGGCGGACGTCGACGGCCGCACCGATGGGGACGAGAGCACGCCGCTCGTCGTCGCCACCGTGAACGGGCACTACGACCTCGCGGCCTGGCTGCTCGAGCAGGGCGCGGACCCGAACCTGGCCAGCGAGGACGGCGTGGCGCCGCTCTACGCGACGATCGCCAACCGCTGGGCGCCCAAGGCGCTGTACCCGCAGCCCACCGCGTTCCGCCAGCAGGAACTCGACTACATGGAGCTGATGGAGATGCTCCTCGCTGCCGGGGCGGATCCGAACGCGCGCGTGAACACGCACATCTGGTATTCGGCGTACAACTTCGACCTGCTGGGCGTGAACTTCAGCGGCGCCACGCCCTTCTGGCGCGCGGCGAAGGCGCTCGACATCCCGGCCATGGAGATGCTCGTGGCCGCCGGGGCCGACCCGCACATGCCGACGCGGAAGGCGCCTGAGCGTCGCCGCCGTCGGCCCGCCGACGATGAGGAAGAGGAAGAGGATCCGAGCGGACTGCCGCCCGTCGAGGTCGGAGGCCCGGGCATCCCGCCGCTCGTCGCTGCCGCGGGCTACGGCTACGGGCGCTCACGCACGGGCAACCAGCACCGGCATCGGCCCGATGAATGGATGGCCACGGCCATATACCTCGTCGAGGAGCTGGGCGCGGACGTGAACGGCCGCGACTCCGATGGGTTCGGGGCGCTCCACTACGCCGCGGCGCGCGGCGACAACGAGCTGATCGAATACCTCGTGGGCAAGGGCGCCAATCCCCTGATCGTGGCCCGCAGCGGCCAGACGACGGTCGACATGGCGAACGGCCCGATCCAGCGCGTGCAGCCGTTCTTCGAGACGATCGCCCTCCTGGAGGGCATGGGCGCGAAGAACAACCACAACTGCCTCAGCTGCTGA
- a CDS encoding threonine/serine dehydratase — MTPHVEIPGLTLTREDFERAREHVAPHIYHTPLLTSRSLSEVSGFDIRLKAELFQRGGSYKVRGPLNVMAHMSEEEKARGIICSSAGNHAQGVALAARLYGIPAVVVMAENATPAKVAATEGYGAEVVLHGSIWDEANERALELVEERGLTYVHPFDHPRLIAGQGTLGLEILEDWPEVEVVVIPIGGGGLISGNAMSLKSVNPDIRVIGVESSGAPAMKRTVESGEMVTLETVDCAIDGLKVMRVGDNTASVVSRFVERVVTLPDEDIFDAMLWLMTRAKLVTEGAAAASVAAVLHGLVDAPPGTKVACVLSGGNLDVEQLRGLSWN; from the coding sequence GTGACGCCACACGTCGAGATCCCCGGACTCACGCTGACCCGCGAGGACTTCGAGCGCGCGCGGGAGCACGTCGCGCCGCACATCTATCACACCCCGCTGCTCACGTCGCGCTCGCTGAGCGAGGTCTCCGGGTTCGACATCCGGCTCAAGGCCGAACTCTTCCAGCGCGGAGGTTCGTACAAGGTGCGGGGGCCGCTGAACGTGATGGCCCACATGAGCGAGGAGGAGAAGGCGCGGGGCATCATCTGCTCCTCCGCGGGGAACCACGCGCAGGGCGTCGCGCTGGCCGCCCGCCTGTACGGGATTCCCGCCGTCGTGGTCATGGCCGAGAACGCGACGCCGGCCAAGGTCGCGGCCACGGAGGGATACGGCGCCGAGGTCGTCCTCCACGGGTCGATCTGGGATGAGGCGAACGAGCGGGCGCTCGAACTCGTCGAGGAGCGCGGACTCACGTACGTGCACCCGTTCGACCACCCGCGGCTGATCGCGGGCCAGGGCACGCTGGGCCTCGAGATCCTCGAGGACTGGCCGGAGGTCGAAGTCGTCGTCATCCCGATCGGGGGCGGGGGACTCATCTCGGGTAACGCGATGTCCCTGAAGAGCGTGAACCCCGATATCCGCGTGATCGGCGTGGAATCATCGGGGGCGCCCGCCATGAAGCGCACGGTCGAATCCGGCGAGATGGTCACCCTGGAGACCGTGGACTGCGCGATCGATGGGCTGAAGGTGATGCGGGTCGGCGACAACACGGCGTCCGTCGTGAGCCGTTTCGTGGAGCGCGTCGTCACGCTTCCCGACGAGGACATCTTCGACGCCATGCTGTGGCTGATGACGCGGGCGAAGCTCGTGACCGAGGGCGCGGCCGCGGCGTCGGTCGCCGCGGTCCTCCACGGCCTCGTCGACGCGCCGCCGGGGACGAAGGTCGCGTGTGTTCTGAGCGGCGGGAATCTCGATGTGGAACAACTGCGGGGACTGAGCTGGAACTGA
- a CDS encoding sodium-dependent transporter, protein MNQSPDTPKPARERFGTRAGFVLAAVGSAVGLGNMWRFPYQTAEGGGAAFLVAYVCMAFLIGVPMMLAEFAVGRRARRSAIGALRSVGGGRWAAAGLLFLVTSTVIMAYLSVITGWALRYALDGLTTGFHADAAGRYESVASGPSAVVFHLVSIAATVGIVVFGVRKGIERASMLLMPLLFLLLIGLAIWAATLPGAAEGYRFYLSPSLSELLDPVVLQGAAAHAFYSLSVGMGIMVTYSSYLSKRTDLGRESAVIALSDFSVAFVAGLVVFPIVFGLGLSDDVGESTLGVLFISLPSAFAQMEALGRVVGTAFFIAVIVAAITSAVSLLEVAASILIDERGWTRRRATLTSGFLIAAIGIAPALSLGALGIMDQVAAELLTVLGVLAIAVLVGWVMKHPEEELRIGASPRFARLIPTARFLFRYVAPPLLAYVSWIALRQTIRVIAGG, encoded by the coding sequence TTGAACCAGTCGCCGGACACCCCGAAACCCGCACGCGAGCGCTTCGGCACCCGCGCCGGTTTCGTGCTTGCGGCGGTGGGGTCCGCCGTCGGGCTGGGGAACATGTGGCGCTTCCCCTACCAGACGGCGGAGGGCGGCGGCGCGGCCTTCCTCGTGGCCTACGTCTGCATGGCGTTCCTCATCGGCGTGCCGATGATGCTGGCGGAGTTCGCCGTGGGTCGGCGCGCACGCCGGTCCGCGATCGGCGCCCTGCGCTCCGTCGGCGGCGGACGCTGGGCGGCGGCGGGGCTCCTCTTCCTCGTGACGTCGACCGTGATCATGGCCTACCTGTCGGTCATCACGGGCTGGGCCCTCCGCTACGCCCTCGACGGGCTCACCACCGGATTCCACGCCGACGCCGCGGGGCGCTACGAGTCGGTCGCGTCCGGACCCTCGGCGGTCGTCTTCCACCTCGTGTCGATCGCCGCGACGGTGGGGATCGTGGTGTTCGGCGTCCGCAAGGGGATCGAGCGGGCAAGCATGCTGCTAATGCCGCTCCTCTTTCTCCTCCTCATCGGCCTCGCGATCTGGGCGGCGACGCTGCCGGGCGCGGCGGAGGGATACCGCTTCTACCTCTCCCCGTCGCTGAGCGAACTGCTGGATCCCGTCGTGCTGCAGGGCGCGGCCGCCCACGCGTTCTATTCGCTGAGCGTGGGGATGGGGATCATGGTCACCTATTCCTCCTATCTATCGAAGCGCACCGACCTCGGCCGCGAGAGCGCCGTGATCGCGCTCTCGGATTTCTCCGTCGCCTTCGTCGCGGGGCTGGTCGTCTTTCCGATCGTGTTCGGACTCGGACTGTCGGACGACGTGGGGGAGAGCACGCTGGGCGTCCTCTTTATCTCGCTCCCGAGCGCGTTCGCGCAGATGGAGGCGCTGGGCAGGGTCGTGGGGACCGCGTTCTTCATCGCCGTGATCGTGGCGGCGATCACCTCGGCGGTCTCCCTGCTGGAGGTGGCGGCCTCGATCCTCATCGACGAACGGGGCTGGACGCGCCGCCGGGCGACGCTCACATCGGGCTTCCTCATCGCGGCGATCGGGATCGCGCCGGCACTTTCCCTCGGCGCCCTGGGAATCATGGATCAGGTCGCCGCGGAACTCCTCACCGTGCTGGGCGTACTCGCCATCGCGGTGCTCGTCGGTTGGGTGATGAAGCACCCGGAGGAGGAACTCCGGATCGGGGCCTCGCCCCGGTTCGCGCGCCTGATTCCGACGGCGCGCTTCCTGTTTCGCTACGTGGCGCCGCCTCTGTTGGCGTACGTGAGCTGGATCGCGCTGCGGCAGACGATCCGGGTGATCGCCGGCGGCTAG
- a CDS encoding DUF1592 domain-containing protein encodes MKKFAIAALGTAALYLAVTGEDAPLGAPSHALAVAPAPDTVANSVIQTVCTRCHNDSRRAGNRSFLEFDAAEPQADPETAEQMIRKLRAGMMPPPGVRRPDAATLTAVVEELETRMDAAAHANPNPGTRTFQRLNRAEYRRAVQDLLDLDVDMEAFLPTETISDNFDNIADVQMMSATLMEGYLRAASEISRMAIGDPDAGPRQVTYKVPKTASQAVRAEGAPFGTRGGISVIHVFPADGEYVFKMDMHPGPTGFLYGMTAPDEKIEVSIDGARVALLEIDPFMSESDPQGMVIETDPIHVRAGPQRVTAAFLLNAEGPDNDLIKPIDYKLADSNIGSAYGVTTLPHLRDFLVTGPFTVTGISETRSRKQIFSCRPTAPDEERPCARQIIRTLAAKAYRRPLETDDVEDLMVFFDLGVEEGGFEVGIRTALQAVLASPHFVFRLEEMPADVAPGDIYRLSDIDLATRLSYFLWGTHPDDELVALADAGRLSDPAVLEAEARRMLDDPRSEAMATRFAYQWFRLQDLEKIHPDALLYPYWDHRLVEAMLQETQLFFEHLLRSDAPFFELLTADYTFVNERLARHYGIPDVTGEEFRRVGIPEEARRGLLGHGSILTLTSHADRTSPVLRGKWVMEVLLGTPPPPPPPDVPDLEATDEAEEGRFLTVRERLEMHRSNPACRSCHRVIDPIGLALENFDVTGAWRIKDQGRTVDTSGELYDGTPILSAMDLRTALLEREDSMVRTFIENLMAYALGRRIEYYDMPTVREIARVAEADDYRMTSFIMEVVKSAPFQMSAVEMVAEEDIDAGGTH; translated from the coding sequence ATGAAGAAGTTCGCGATCGCGGCTCTGGGAACGGCGGCGCTGTATCTCGCCGTCACAGGGGAGGATGCGCCGCTCGGCGCGCCTTCGCACGCCCTTGCGGTCGCACCCGCTCCGGACACCGTCGCGAACTCGGTCATCCAGACGGTGTGCACCCGCTGTCACAACGACTCGCGCCGGGCGGGCAACCGCTCCTTCCTCGAGTTCGACGCGGCCGAGCCGCAGGCCGACCCCGAAACGGCGGAGCAGATGATCCGGAAGCTCCGCGCCGGCATGATGCCGCCACCCGGCGTGCGGCGTCCGGACGCGGCGACCCTGACGGCCGTGGTCGAGGAACTCGAGACGCGCATGGACGCGGCGGCGCACGCGAACCCGAACCCCGGGACGCGGACCTTCCAGCGCCTCAACCGCGCGGAATACCGACGCGCGGTCCAGGACCTGCTCGACCTCGACGTCGACATGGAGGCGTTCCTCCCGACGGAGACGATCAGCGACAACTTCGACAACATCGCCGACGTCCAGATGATGTCCGCGACGCTGATGGAGGGCTATCTGCGGGCGGCGAGCGAGATCAGCCGCATGGCGATCGGCGATCCCGACGCGGGCCCGCGCCAGGTCACCTACAAGGTGCCGAAGACGGCGTCGCAGGCGGTTCGGGCCGAGGGGGCGCCCTTCGGGACGCGGGGCGGGATCTCCGTCATCCACGTCTTCCCGGCCGACGGGGAGTACGTGTTCAAGATGGACATGCACCCCGGTCCGACGGGGTTCCTGTACGGGATGACGGCCCCGGATGAGAAGATCGAGGTTTCGATCGACGGCGCGCGCGTGGCGCTGCTCGAGATCGACCCGTTCATGTCGGAGTCCGATCCGCAGGGGATGGTCATCGAGACCGATCCGATCCACGTGCGGGCGGGTCCGCAGCGGGTGACGGCGGCCTTCCTCCTCAACGCCGAGGGGCCGGACAACGATCTCATCAAACCGATCGACTACAAGCTCGCCGACTCGAACATCGGCAGCGCCTACGGCGTGACGACGCTCCCGCACCTGCGCGACTTCCTCGTCACGGGGCCGTTCACGGTCACCGGCATCTCGGAGACCCGGAGCCGCAAGCAGATCTTCTCCTGCCGGCCCACGGCGCCCGACGAGGAGCGGCCCTGCGCGCGGCAGATCATCAGGACGCTGGCGGCCAAGGCCTACCGCCGGCCGCTGGAGACCGACGATGTCGAGGATCTGATGGTGTTCTTCGATCTCGGTGTCGAGGAGGGCGGGTTCGAGGTCGGCATCCGCACCGCGCTCCAGGCGGTCCTCGCCAGCCCGCACTTCGTCTTCCGTCTCGAGGAGATGCCGGCGGACGTGGCGCCCGGTGACATCTACCGTCTGAGCGACATCGACCTCGCCACCCGGCTCTCCTACTTCCTGTGGGGCACGCACCCGGACGACGAACTCGTGGCGCTGGCCGACGCGGGCCGCCTTTCGGATCCGGCGGTGCTGGAAGCCGAGGCGCGGCGCATGCTCGACGACCCGCGGTCGGAAGCCATGGCGACACGCTTCGCGTACCAGTGGTTCCGCCTTCAGGACCTGGAAAAGATCCACCCGGACGCGCTGCTCTACCCGTACTGGGATCATCGGCTCGTCGAGGCGATGCTGCAGGAGACGCAGCTCTTCTTCGAGCATCTCCTGCGTTCGGATGCGCCCTTCTTCGAACTGCTCACGGCGGACTACACGTTCGTGAACGAGCGTCTCGCCCGGCACTACGGAATTCCGGATGTGACCGGGGAGGAGTTCCGCCGGGTCGGGATTCCGGAAGAGGCGCGCCGCGGACTGCTGGGCCACGGGAGCATTCTCACCCTGACCTCGCACGCGGACCGCACCTCGCCGGTTCTGCGCGGGAAGTGGGTGATGGAGGTCCTGCTCGGGACTCCGCCCCCGCCGCCCCCGCCGGACGTGCCCGACCTCGAGGCGACGGACGAGGCGGAGGAGGGACGCTTCCTGACCGTGCGGGAGCGGCTCGAGATGCACCGCTCGAATCCGGCCTGCCGGTCGTGCCACCGGGTGATCGACCCGATCGGCCTCGCGCTCGAGAACTTCGACGTCACCGGCGCATGGCGGATCAAGGACCAGGGCCGGACGGTGGACACGTCGGGCGAACTCTACGATGGGACCCCGATCCTGAGCGCGATGGATCTGCGGACCGCGCTGCTCGAGCGAGAGGACTCGATGGTCCGGACCTTCATCGAGAACCTCATGGCCTATGCCCTGGGCCGGCGGATCGAATACTACGACATGCCCACGGTGCGCGAGATCGCACGCGTGGCGGAGGCCGATGACTATCGGATGACATCGTTCATCATGGAGGTCGTGAAGAGCGCGCCCTTCCAGATGAGCGCCGTGGAGATGGTAGCCGAGGAAGATATCGACGCAGGCGGCACGCACTGA